The sequence AACTGGCTCGGTTGGGCGATCTTCTGGGACGCATGAAACGGCAGCAATCCCTGCTGGCCACTTATGGTGGCAAGGCGCGCAGCGCATGAGCATAGGCCCGCCTGCTCTGGGTAACGTGCTCGTGCAGCGTCTCGATGCCGTGCTGGGCACGACGATGGCCGCGCATGCCAACACCCTGACGGGCGCCCGCCCGGATGCTGTCGGCCAACCCGGACAGGCCGCCCGCACGGGCCAGACCGACGATGCGACTCGCGATCCGAGAGGCCAGATCGATGGCGCGGGCGGTAAAGCCGACCGCCAGGCGGCCGCCGTCGATGCGAAGACGGCCGCCGCGCTGGCGCTGGCCGCCCGCGGCCTGGTTACCCGCAACGACACCACGGCCTCTGCACCTACGACACTGGGAAACACCGCGCGCATCATTCTTTCCCTGCTGGCCCAGTATCCGAATGCCGCCCCCGCCGTGCAAAGTGCGAGCGCGCTGTGGACACCGCCGCAAGCCGCGGAGAATGCCGCCGGCGGTGCGGCGCGCGAGCCGTCTGTCAGTGCGCCACGGATTTCCCAGCCAGAAACCGACCAACCCCGTGAGTCCGGCGCCAAACCCGCGCCGGCAGCCTCCGGAGTCCAGGGCCCACCGGCCAGCAGCCAGCCGGCGGCCGCACTGTTCGCACAGGCGTTGAAAGCCAGCCTGCAGACGAGCGGGTTGTTTTACGAGTCCCATCTGACCGAGATGGTCTATGGACAACGCACGCCTCAGACGCTGCGCGATGAGCCGCAGGCTAATCTGCCCGCCGCTCCCGCCTACTCCGCGCCCGCCGCATCGCCCGCCCCCGCACACACGGCCCAGGCGTCCGCTTCGGCCGTCCTGACCCTCAGCGCCGAGGCTGACACCGCCCGCGCGCAAGATCCGGGCGCTCCGATAGGCGGTCTGCACTCGCAAACCAATACCCTGGTCCGCCAGCAGTTAGAGATCCTGGCCAACAACGCCGTCTATTGGTCCAGCCGGCTGGTGCTGCATCTGCCGCGCCTGGGCGAGATCGACGTCCGTCTTTCGCTGGCCGGTTCACAATTGGTGCTGCAACTGACGGCGCCCCAAAGTGCCACCGAGCTCAAGCACGAGGCAAAGACATTGCGTCAACAGCTATCAGGCGCTGGCCTGACCCTCAGTGACCTGAGCGTGCAGGCGGTCGACCCGGAACGTTTCCAGACAACCGACTTCCTGCTATCCGACGCATGACCCAACCCGAAGATTCCTCGCGCACCGCTTCGGTTGCGCTACGCTACGATGAGAACGATGGTGCCCCGCGCGTGGTGGCCAAAGGCTATGGACAATTGGCCGACACGATCGTCCGCACAGCCAAAGAGCATGGTCTATATGTTCACGAATCCCCGGAACTGGTCGGCCTGCTGATGCAGGTCGACCTAGACTCCCACATCCCCCGCAGTTGTATACCGCGGTCGCCGAATTGCTTGCCTGGCTATACCGTCTCGAAGCCCGGGAACTGCCTGCAACCGCCGCCTCTCACTCGCATGCCTAATCCCTCTGCTTCGCCGCCCCTGAATCACACCGAACTGCTGCGCGATACGCAGCAGATCATGGACATTCTGAAAGAAGTCATTCACCCGGGCAATGCCGCGCAGGCACGGGATGGTCAGGGCCGCAGTTGGCCCATCAAACTGCTTGGCACGGACTGGCAGGCCGGCTTGATCTTCTGGCGCCCGCACGACCCGCAACAGGCAACCGTCATGCCCGGCGGCGCGCCATTCATGAGCGGCAGTTTGACCGTCGAGATTCTGATATCGGTCGGCGACGGCAGCCACCTGCAGTTCGAGGCGGGCCGCCCGACCATACTGAATTTCTCTGATGCCAGCGTGGGCATGGTCTCTGAGTTTCCGGCACTGCTGCGCCGGGAGACCCCCCTGGACAGGCCGGCCTGAGCTCTGCCTCAGATCGACATCGACGAAATTTCTTTGTAGGCGGCGACCAAGCGGTTGCGCACCTGCACCGTCATCTGAAAGCCGAGGCTGGCTTTCTGAAGATCGATCATGACATCGTTGAGCGACACATCGGGCGCGCCGAGCTCGAAGGCTTTGGCCTGAACGGTCGCCGCGTTCTGTGCGTTGGAGACGTTGCGGATGGAGTTCTGCAACGCTGCGGCAAAGCTGGCCGGGGCAGTCGCGGGCGACAGCTCGGCGGAACCCGCCGAACCACTCTGTGCGGCGCGCATTACGGCGCGCATCTGTTCCAGCATGTTTTCGATACCGGAGACGCCGGAAACCGACATATTCAATCCTTGCTCGGGGCGAGACACGATATGCGAAAGCCTAACGGCTCGACGTCGCGGCCATTGCGCCCAAAAGACGCCAAAAACCGGCGTAGTTCGCCGCTTGCCCCTGAACCGGCTACATAAGAGGCAAAAGGCGCCAAAAAACGCTTGTTTTCGACGCTTGGGTTTACAGGCTGACCCGCCATAATCCAGCCTCCCATAGCCCTCGCGTGCATTTTGCCTACCCCGTCCATGCTGTCCTGCCCTCCGCTCCGCGTAGCCTGCGGGAGCCGCCCATGAACCAGCAAGCCAGTCTGAGCAGCACCCTTTTGGCCAGGTATCCGTTTCTGGCGAAGGCGCGCGCTCTGCCCAAGCCGCTCTTGCTGGCGGGCGCTGCAGCGTTGATCGCCATCGTGGTGGCAGTCTCGCTCTGGAGCCGGGAGCCGGATTACAAGGTGTTGTTCTCGAACCTGGACGATCGCGATGGCGGCGCCATCGTCAACGCCTTGGGCCAGATGAACGTCCCGTACCGCTTCAGCGACAACGGCACGGCGATTCTCGTGCCTGGCAACCGGGTCTACGACGCGCGCATGCAACTGGCCAGTCAGGGCTTGCCAAAAGGCGGTTCGGTGGGCTTTGAACTGATGGACAATGCGCGGTTCGGCGCCAGCCAATTTGCCGAGCAGATCAATTACCAACGCGGCCTGGAAGGCGAGCTGGCGCGCTCCATCGAAGCCATGCATTCCGTGCAGCACGCCCGCGTGCACCTGGCATTGCCGCGCCAATCTCTGTTTGTGCGGGATCGACAACCGCCGACCGCTTCGGTACTGCTGACCCTGCAACCTGGGCGCAGCCTTGCCCAGGCGCAGGTTTCCGCGATCTCGTGGCTGGTGGCA comes from Bordetella holmesii ATCC 51541 and encodes:
- a CDS encoding flagellar hook-length control FliK family protein, which gives rise to MSIGPPALGNVLVQRLDAVLGTTMAAHANTLTGARPDAVGQPGQAARTGQTDDATRDPRGQIDGAGGKADRQAAAVDAKTAAALALAARGLVTRNDTTASAPTTLGNTARIILSLLAQYPNAAPAVQSASALWTPPQAAENAAGGAAREPSVSAPRISQPETDQPRESGAKPAPAASGVQGPPASSQPAAALFAQALKASLQTSGLFYESHLTEMVYGQRTPQTLRDEPQANLPAAPAYSAPAASPAPAHTAQASASAVLTLSAEADTARAQDPGAPIGGLHSQTNTLVRQQLEILANNAVYWSSRLVLHLPRLGEIDVRLSLAGSQLVLQLTAPQSATELKHEAKTLRQQLSGAGLTLSDLSVQAVDPERFQTTDFLLSDA
- the fliE gene encoding flagellar hook-basal body complex protein FliE, translated to MSVSGVSGIENMLEQMRAVMRAAQSGSAGSAELSPATAPASFAAALQNSIRNVSNAQNAATVQAKAFELGAPDVSLNDVMIDLQKASLGFQMTVQVRNRLVAAYKEISSMSI